In Cytobacillus oceanisediminis, the following proteins share a genomic window:
- a CDS encoding phenylacetate--CoA ligase family protein translates to MILHDIETESRDFIEELQLDRLKQTVERVFNHVPFYRKKFLESNIAPEDVNSLDDIQKLPFTVKADLREHYPFGLFAVDKKEIVRLHASSGTSGKPTVVGYTRNDIEMWSNLIARAISIGGGEPGLTLHNAYGYGLFTGGLGLHYGSEQLGMATVPVSGGNTDRQIMLIQDFNPEVICGTPSYILNLAEKLEERGIEPADTSLKYGIFGAEPWSEEMRKTLEAKLGIKACDIYGLSEVLGPGVAMECHESQDGLHIAEDHFYAEVIDPIEMTPLPNGEEGELVFTSLTKEAFPVIRYRTGDIASLSEEKCVCGRTTIRMSRVKGRIDDMLNVNGVNVFPSEIERCILQMPELSPHYHIQVYNRGSLKVLELHAEWSEELYRDMGEAEHVKKKIQKAVKQNCFINIGLVLHPPKTLPRSEGKAVRIVNPAVKNAVT, encoded by the coding sequence TTGATTCTGCATGATATTGAAACGGAAAGCCGCGATTTTATAGAAGAATTGCAGTTGGACCGGCTCAAGCAGACAGTGGAAAGAGTATTTAATCATGTGCCTTTTTATCGGAAAAAGTTTTTGGAAAGTAATATTGCACCTGAAGACGTTAACAGCCTGGATGATATTCAAAAGCTGCCCTTTACTGTTAAAGCAGATTTGCGGGAACATTACCCATTCGGGCTTTTTGCTGTGGATAAAAAAGAAATTGTCCGGCTGCACGCTTCTTCGGGAACGAGCGGCAAGCCGACTGTAGTGGGCTACACCCGAAATGACATCGAAATGTGGAGCAATCTGATAGCCAGGGCAATCTCAATCGGAGGAGGTGAACCTGGTCTGACATTGCATAATGCTTACGGATACGGTCTGTTTACGGGTGGATTGGGACTGCATTATGGCAGCGAACAGCTTGGCATGGCAACCGTACCTGTTTCTGGAGGAAATACTGACAGACAAATTATGCTGATTCAAGACTTTAATCCAGAAGTTATTTGCGGAACTCCCTCCTACATCCTCAATTTAGCAGAGAAGTTGGAAGAGAGGGGAATAGAACCGGCCGATACATCATTAAAGTATGGGATATTTGGTGCAGAGCCCTGGTCTGAAGAAATGAGGAAAACACTAGAAGCTAAGCTTGGGATTAAAGCATGCGATATTTATGGACTTAGTGAAGTTCTGGGACCGGGTGTAGCCATGGAATGCCATGAATCTCAGGATGGGCTGCACATTGCAGAGGATCATTTTTATGCAGAGGTGATCGATCCGATAGAAATGACACCGCTTCCAAACGGGGAGGAAGGTGAGCTCGTCTTTACAAGCTTAACGAAGGAAGCTTTTCCGGTGATTCGCTACCGAACTGGTGATATCGCCTCCCTTTCTGAAGAGAAGTGTGTTTGCGGGAGAACTACGATTCGCATGAGCCGAGTGAAAGGCCGCATAGACGATATGCTTAACGTAAATGGTGTAAACGTCTTTCCTTCCGAAATCGAACGGTGCATCCTTCAGATGCCTGAGCTTTCTCCCCATTACCATATCCAAGTGTATAACAGGGGAAGTTTAAAAGTTTTGGAGCTTCATGCTGAATGGAGCGAGGAGTTATATAGAGATATGGGAGAAGCAGAACATGTAAAAAAGAAGATCCAGAAAGCAGTGAAGCAAAATTGCTTTATTAACATCGGACTTGTTCTCCATCCGCCTAAAACGCTGCCAAGATCGGAAGGGAAAGCTGTCAGGATTGTAAATCCGGCAGTGAAAAATGCAGTAACCTGA